A stretch of the Arthrobacter sp. PAMC 25486 genome encodes the following:
- a CDS encoding substrate-binding domain-containing protein — MLTGERRGWILREIRRSGSVNVTEFAQQVGASGMTIRRDLAALEAEGALQRVHGGAISVPVPAAPIFRPGRTDTGPGTRAGQTTGARLAGRATAGARGVVSRPPMPTIGLVMPSARYYFSTVVSGAESAARDLGARLVLAVSNYSPIEEERQIQRLLASGVDGLIVTFSQDSLANTPTLGLLASAEIPIVVAERPIDDVQDDLQLESVRSDHQRGAEIATNHLLGLGHHRIALCARRNSPTTVGVRKGYRVALERAGLEWSEDMVHSFGAKHEEPEELREEIDAMLDSILISEFTAVLLLNDQDALTFVDSCQARNIRIPQDLAIVAYDDEVASMGAVPLSAIAPPKYDVGYQAVQMCLDRIDAPTGKTTALRQVSLSPTLVIRESSEMP; from the coding sequence ATGTTGACAGGTGAACGCCGGGGGTGGATCCTCCGTGAAATCAGGCGTAGCGGCTCCGTAAATGTCACAGAGTTCGCCCAGCAGGTCGGCGCCTCCGGAATGACCATCCGGAGGGACCTGGCAGCACTGGAGGCCGAGGGGGCGCTCCAACGGGTCCACGGGGGAGCGATCAGCGTCCCGGTGCCGGCAGCGCCCATCTTCCGCCCTGGCCGCACGGACACCGGGCCGGGTACGCGAGCAGGCCAGACCACTGGCGCACGCCTGGCAGGCCGGGCAACCGCTGGCGCCCGCGGTGTTGTTTCACGACCGCCCATGCCCACCATTGGACTGGTCATGCCCAGTGCCAGGTACTACTTCTCGACCGTTGTCAGTGGCGCCGAGTCCGCAGCCCGGGACCTGGGCGCACGGCTGGTGTTGGCCGTGTCCAACTATTCTCCCATTGAAGAAGAGCGACAGATTCAGCGTTTGCTAGCCAGCGGCGTTGACGGGCTCATCGTCACCTTCAGCCAGGATTCCCTGGCCAACACCCCCACCTTGGGCTTGCTGGCATCCGCCGAGATCCCGATAGTTGTCGCGGAACGCCCCATCGACGACGTCCAGGACGACCTGCAGCTGGAATCCGTGCGAAGCGACCACCAGCGTGGGGCGGAAATTGCCACTAATCACCTTCTTGGGTTGGGGCACCACCGGATAGCACTCTGCGCTCGAAGGAACAGCCCTACAACCGTCGGCGTACGCAAGGGTTACCGCGTGGCTCTTGAGCGGGCGGGACTTGAATGGTCCGAGGACATGGTGCACTCATTTGGCGCCAAGCACGAGGAACCGGAAGAGCTGCGGGAGGAGATTGACGCCATGCTCGACTCGATTCTCATCTCCGAATTCACCGCTGTGCTGCTGCTCAACGACCAGGATGCCCTGACTTTTGTGGACAGCTGCCAGGCCCGGAACATCCGCATCCCCCAAGACCTGGCCATCGTCGCTTACGACGACGAAGTCGCCTCCATGGGCGCAGTGCCCCTGAGTGCAATCGCTCCACCAAAGTACGACGTGGGCTACCAGGCCGTGCAGATGTGCCTGGACCGCATTGACGCGCCCACGGGCAAAACAACAGCCCTGCGGCAGGTGAGCCTGTCGCCGACACTGGTGATCCGGGAGTCCTCCGAAATGCCCTGA